One Streptococcus gallolyticus subsp. gallolyticus DSM 16831 DNA window includes the following coding sequences:
- a CDS encoding type II toxin-antitoxin system RelE/ParE family toxin, translated as MDYKISYNAGALEALVEIKEYIINNFKSETSAKKVVDNIMQKISALEIFPEVGFDADERFGKTLDKRHKTRGLTIGKDYIALYFVNDEKKEVVITHIVSTRSDYVKLFK; from the coding sequence TTGGATTATAAAATAAGTTATAACGCTGGTGCTTTGGAAGCATTGGTAGAAATAAAAGAATATATAATTAATAATTTCAAGTCAGAAACATCAGCGAAAAAGGTAGTTGATAATATCATGCAAAAAATAAGTGCTTTAGAGATTTTTCCTGAAGTAGGGTTTGATGCTGATGAAAGATTTGGAAAAACTTTAGATAAGCGTCATAAAACTAGAGGTTTAACAATCGGGAAAGATTATATAGCTTTATATTTTGTTAATGATGAAAAAAAGGAAGTTGTCATTACCCATATTGTCTCAACTCGAAGTGATTATGTGAAATTGTTCAAATAG
- a CDS encoding DegV family protein — protein sequence MTFKLITDSTADLDEEWANAHDVEILGLTIQLDGKTYETVGENRLTSEVLLESMKNGGKPTTSQVNVGQFEESFRHHAQNGDKVLYLAFSSVLSGTYQSSMIARDIVLEEFPQATIEIVDTLAAAGGEGYLSILAAQARDEGKSLEETKAMIIDILPRLRTYFLVDDLYHLMRGGRLSKTSAIMGSLANIKPLLWIEPSGKLVPLAKVRGRKKALKEVVSQATQSLAHGTAVVAYANDIEGAETLKKSLLEHEDVDHVLIMPLGPVISAHVGPGTLAVFSIGKEAR from the coding sequence ATGACTTTTAAATTAATAACAGATTCAACAGCTGATTTAGATGAAGAATGGGCAAACGCTCACGATGTTGAAATTTTAGGATTAACCATTCAATTAGACGGAAAAACATACGAAACTGTCGGTGAGAATCGTTTAACGAGTGAAGTATTGCTTGAAAGTATGAAAAATGGTGGCAAACCAACCACTAGTCAAGTTAATGTGGGACAATTTGAAGAAAGCTTTCGACATCATGCTCAAAATGGGGACAAGGTGCTTTATTTGGCATTTTCATCTGTTCTTTCAGGAACGTATCAAAGCTCGATGATTGCGCGTGATATTGTCTTGGAAGAATTCCCGCAAGCTACTATTGAAATTGTTGATACTTTAGCTGCTGCTGGTGGTGAAGGTTACTTGTCTATTTTAGCAGCGCAAGCGCGTGATGAAGGAAAATCACTTGAAGAAACCAAAGCAATGATTATTGATATTTTGCCACGTCTAAGAACCTATTTCTTGGTTGATGACCTTTATCATCTTATGCGTGGAGGACGTTTATCAAAAACGTCAGCTATTATGGGAAGTTTGGCAAATATCAAGCCACTTTTGTGGATTGAACCATCTGGAAAATTAGTTCCATTAGCCAAAGTTCGTGGACGCAAAAAAGCCTTGAAAGAAGTCGTTTCCCAAGCAACACAATCATTAGCACATGGCACAGCCGTTGTTGCCTATGCCAATGACATTGAAGGTGCTGAAACACTCAAAAAATCATTACTAGAACATGAAGATGTTGACCATGTCCTCATCATGCCACTAGGACCAGTCATTTCTGCCCACGTAGGACCAGGAACATTAGCCGTCTTTTCAATCGGAAAAGAAGCAAGATAA
- a CDS encoding helix-turn-helix domain-containing protein, whose protein sequence is MSNIDDIFEKPPTRIRELIIKSGKKLKEISKEADIPYGALSSYNQGIRTPKKENAIKLANYFGVSVPFLLGRDEKENTLKNLTEDAKIVYLHLVYLAQSSKNLNILNNEDIQKLQSIHEEKKKTLDKLKDLQNCLFKLEAEEETLQNKFKVQTTEIFNKISNEKGEIELSLHDLKQLLNK, encoded by the coding sequence ATGTCTAATATTGATGATATTTTTGAAAAACCACCAACAAGAATACGAGAGCTAATTATAAAATCTGGAAAAAAATTAAAAGAGATTAGTAAAGAAGCGGACATTCCTTACGGTGCTTTAAGTTCTTACAATCAAGGTATTAGGACGCCTAAAAAAGAAAATGCTATAAAACTAGCTAATTATTTTGGTGTATCAGTTCCATTTTTGTTAGGAAGAGATGAAAAAGAAAACACATTGAAAAATCTTACTGAAGATGCTAAAATTGTCTATCTTCATTTGGTGTATTTAGCACAGTCTAGTAAAAATTTGAATATCCTAAATAACGAGGATATTCAAAAATTACAATCTATCCATGAAGAAAAGAAAAAGACCTTAGATAAACTAAAGGACTTACAGAACTGCTTATTCAAGTTAGAAGCGGAAGAAGAGACCTTACAAAACAAATTCAAAGTACAAACAACTGAAATATTTAATAAAATCTCTAACGAAAAAGGAGAAATAGAACTTTCCTTACATGACTTAAAACAATTACTAAATAAATAA
- the mobV gene encoding MobV family relaxase has product MSYVVARMEKYKSNQLSGIYNHNERVFKNHSNKDIDPSRSHLNYELTNRDKTQTYHKQIKEHINENRISSRGIRKDAVLCNEWVITSDKTFFESLDQEQTKKFFESAKNYFAEKYGEANIAYASVHLDESTPHMHLGIVPMKDGKLSSKALFGNREKLREIQDELPKYLNEQGYNLQRGEVDSKKKHLKTEEFKEKQKILKKADEAINKKNSEIDNAKHQLNNLQNDIDNKKQALSELENKEWETVGTLERYEKEIKELSNLKIDLTELDNFNLDNLQKNNLIKRTFDGKLKMDKETFEKLYHTAKKNISDNTKLKQELNKLQSENNQLSRNLLSYRKTSDENLILKQENRQLKDKVKNLDSQVTLLNKKVAIWREKAKEFMPKPVFQNTLSLVNSLSPIGLAKTVVRQVKNLVDKNS; this is encoded by the coding sequence ATGAGCTATGTTGTAGCTAGAATGGAAAAATACAAGTCTAATCAATTGAGTGGTATTTATAATCATAACGAACGTGTTTTTAAAAATCACTCTAACAAAGATATAGACCCTAGTCGTTCTCACCTTAACTATGAACTAACCAATCGTGACAAAACTCAAACCTATCATAAACAAATAAAGGAGCACATTAATGAAAATCGCATATCTAGTCGTGGAATCCGTAAAGATGCTGTACTCTGTAACGAATGGGTTATTACATCAGATAAAACGTTTTTTGAGTCGCTAGACCAAGAACAAACTAAAAAATTCTTTGAGAGTGCTAAAAACTACTTTGCTGAAAAATATGGAGAAGCTAATATTGCCTATGCTAGTGTACATCTTGATGAAAGTACACCACACATGCACTTGGGAATTGTACCAATGAAAGATGGTAAATTGAGCTCCAAAGCACTTTTTGGAAACCGAGAAAAATTAAGAGAAATTCAAGATGAACTACCAAAATACCTTAATGAACAGGGGTATAATCTGCAACGTGGTGAGGTAGATAGTAAGAAAAAACATCTAAAAACCGAAGAATTTAAAGAAAAACAAAAAATACTTAAAAAAGCTGATGAAGCCATCAATAAGAAAAACAGCGAAATTGACAATGCCAAACATCAACTAAATAACTTACAAAATGATATTGATAATAAAAAACAAGCCCTTTCAGAACTTGAAAACAAGGAATGGGAGACTGTAGGAACCCTTGAAAGATACGAAAAAGAAATCAAGGAGCTTTCAAATTTAAAAATAGATTTAACAGAACTTGATAACTTTAACCTTGATAACCTACAAAAAAATAATCTCATCAAGCGAACATTTGACGGTAAATTGAAAATGGATAAAGAAACATTCGAAAAACTCTATCATACCGCAAAGAAGAATATATCAGATAACACTAAATTAAAACAAGAATTAAATAAACTTCAATCAGAAAACAATCAACTATCACGAAACTTATTGTCTTATCGTAAGACAAGTGATGAGAACTTAATATTAAAACAGGAAAATCGGCAGTTAAAAGACAAAGTCAAAAATTTAGATAGTCAAGTAACGCTATTAAACAAAAAAGTGGCTATTTGGAGAGAGAAAGCAAAAGAATTTATGCCAAAGCCAGTTTTCCAAAACACACTTTCACTTGTCAATAGCTTAAGCCCAATAGGGTTAGCTAAGACAGTTGTTAGGCAAGTTAAAAATCTTGTCGACAAAAATAGCTAG
- a CDS encoding replication initiator protein A: MIDYENDYYLIPKAFYTSPDYMGLPLKAKITYAILRDEQRKAAEKGQFDENGDVFLAFSNRELGVKLQMSKPTFVGIRDILEEYGLLETEIMVSQVTGCLPTRIYVKEI, encoded by the coding sequence ATGATTGATTATGAGAACGATTATTACTTGATTCCTAAGGCTTTCTATACGAGTCCTGATTATATGGGTTTACCTTTAAAAGCAAAGATAACCTATGCAATCTTACGTGACGAACAGCGTAAGGCGGCAGAAAAGGGGCAATTTGATGAGAATGGAGATGTCTTTTTAGCTTTTTCAAATCGAGAATTAGGAGTCAAGTTACAAATGAGTAAGCCTACTTTTGTAGGTATTAGAGATATTCTTGAAGAATATGGCTTATTGGAGACAGAAATAATGGTGTCGCAAGTTACAGGGTGCTTGCCAACAAGAATTTATGTCAAGGAGATTTAA
- a CDS encoding Mini-ribonuclease 3, producing MTNKVDVNLINGIALAFEGDAVYSMYIRKHLIFQGLTKPNQLHRKATKYVSAKAQAMLINLMLEAQLLTEKEEDIYKRGRNTNSHTKAKNADVVTYRMSTGFEAVMGYLHMTDQIERLEELIDWCIQAVEKIED from the coding sequence GTGACTAACAAGGTAGATGTCAATCTAATTAATGGTATTGCCCTTGCTTTTGAAGGTGACGCGGTTTATTCCATGTATATTCGTAAGCACTTGATTTTTCAAGGATTAACAAAGCCAAATCAATTGCACCGCAAAGCAACCAAATATGTCTCTGCTAAGGCGCAAGCTATGCTAATTAATCTTATGTTAGAAGCTCAGCTATTGACCGAAAAAGAAGAAGACATCTATAAACGTGGCCGCAACACAAATAGCCACACCAAAGCTAAAAATGCGGATGTCGTGACTTATCGCATGTCAACAGGCTTTGAAGCAGTCATGGGATATCTTCATATGACTGACCAAATCGAACGTCTCGAAGAACTAATCGACTGGTGTATTCAAGCCGTTGAGAAAATAGAAGACTAG
- the rpsI gene encoding 30S ribosomal protein S9 has product MAQAQYTGTGRRKNAVARVRLVPGTGKITVNKKDVEEYIPHADLRLVINQPFAVTSTEGSYDVFVNVVGGGYAGQSGAIRHGIARALLQVDPDFRDSLKRAGLLTRDARMVERKKPGLKKARKASQFSKR; this is encoded by the coding sequence ATGGCACAAGCACAATACACAGGTACTGGTCGTCGTAAAAACGCTGTTGCACGCGTACGTTTAGTTCCAGGTACTGGTAAAATTACAGTTAACAAAAAAGATGTAGAAGAATACATCCCACATGCTGACCTTCGTCTTGTTATTAACCAACCATTTGCAGTTACATCAACTGAAGGTTCATATGACGTTTTCGTTAACGTTGTAGGTGGTGGTTACGCAGGTCAATCAGGAGCTATCCGTCACGGTATCGCTCGCGCATTGCTTCAAGTAGATCCAGATTTCCGTGATTCATTGAAACGCGCTGGTCTTCTTACACGTGACGCTCGTATGGTTGAACGTAAAAAACCAGGTCTTAAGAAAGCACGTAAAGCTAGTCAGTTCTCAAAACGTTAA
- the rplM gene encoding 50S ribosomal protein L13 has protein sequence MNKTTFMAKPGQVERKWYVVDATDVPLGRLSAVVASVLRGKNKPTFTPHTDTGDFVIVINAEKVKLTGKKATDKIYYTHSMYPGGLKQISAGELRSKNAVRLIEKSVKGMLPHNTLGRAQGMKLKVFVGSEHTHAAQQPEVLDIKGLI, from the coding sequence ATGAACAAAACAACATTCATGGCTAAACCAGGCCAAGTTGAACGTAAATGGTACGTTGTTGACGCAACAGATGTACCTCTTGGACGTCTTTCTGCAGTAGTTGCTAGCGTACTTCGCGGAAAAAACAAACCAACATTTACACCACACACTGATACAGGTGATTTCGTTATCGTTATCAATGCTGAAAAAGTTAAATTAACTGGTAAAAAAGCAACTGATAAAATCTACTACACTCACTCAATGTATCCAGGTGGTTTGAAACAAATTTCAGCTGGTGAACTTCGTTCTAAAAATGCTGTTCGCTTGATTGAAAAATCAGTTAAAGGCATGCTTCCACACAACACTCTTGGACGTGCACAAGGCATGAAATTGAAAGTCTTCGTAGGTAGCGAGCATACACATGCTGCACAACAACCAGAAGTACTTGATATTAAAGGACTTATCTAA
- a CDS encoding tyrosine-type recombinase/integrase, producing the protein MSIHKYPSKKAKNGYLYLVKVYMTRDGRRADHIKRGFRTRKEAKDYEARLIYLKSSGKLEEFIKPSQKSYNEVFEKWYQAYQDTVEPTTASRTLDMFRLHILPVMGEFPISKISPLDCQNFITEKSKTFKNIKQIKSYTRKVFDFAIKMKLLKHNPMADIIMPKRKKQRIENYWTVQELQEFLTIVRQEEPYKHYALFRLLAYSGLRKGELYALKWTDIDFQSETLSISKSLGRLDGKAIEKSTKNDFSVRKIKLDSETISILQKWKDISQKEKAQLAVAPLSIEQDFIFTYCTRTGSIEPLHADYINNVLTRIIRKHGLRKISPHGFRHTHATLMIEIGVDPVNTAKRLGHASSQMTLDTYSHSTAKGEDKSIKQFADYLKAK; encoded by the coding sequence ATGTCCATTCACAAATACCCAAGCAAAAAAGCCAAAAATGGCTATTTGTATTTAGTCAAGGTCTATATGACTAGAGACGGTCGGCGTGCAGACCATATCAAACGTGGCTTTCGTACTCGAAAGGAAGCCAAAGACTACGAAGCTAGACTTATTTATCTTAAGTCCTCAGGAAAGCTAGAGGAGTTTATCAAGCCTTCTCAGAAATCCTATAATGAAGTTTTCGAAAAGTGGTATCAAGCCTACCAAGATACGGTAGAGCCGACAACGGCTTCACGTACTCTTGATATGTTCAGACTCCACATTCTGCCAGTTATGGGAGAGTTTCCTATCAGCAAAATCTCTCCTCTAGACTGCCAGAACTTTATCACAGAAAAATCCAAAACCTTTAAAAATATTAAGCAAATCAAGTCTTACACTAGAAAAGTCTTTGATTTTGCAATCAAGATGAAATTGCTTAAGCATAATCCTATGGCTGATATTATCATGCCAAAGCGAAAGAAACAGCGAATAGAGAACTATTGGACGGTTCAGGAACTACAAGAGTTCCTAACCATTGTTCGTCAGGAAGAACCTTATAAACATTACGCACTTTTTAGACTACTAGCTTATAGCGGCTTAAGAAAAGGTGAGTTATATGCTCTTAAATGGACTGATATAGACTTCCAAAGCGAGACTCTCAGTATCAGTAAGAGCCTAGGAAGGCTAGACGGTAAAGCCATTGAAAAAAGCACTAAAAACGATTTTTCAGTTCGAAAGATTAAGCTAGACAGCGAGACCATTTCCATTTTGCAGAAATGGAAAGACATCAGCCAAAAAGAAAAAGCGCAACTAGCAGTCGCACCACTTTCTATCGAGCAAGATTTTATATTCACCTACTGCACACGTACAGGCTCAATAGAGCCATTACATGCAGACTATATCAACAATGTACTAACACGAATTATCAGGAAACATGGTTTAAGGAAAATCAGTCCTCACGGCTTTAGGCATACCCATGCAACCTTGATGATTGAAATTGGGGTTGACCCAGTCAACACAGCAAAAAGATTAGGTCATGCAAGTAGTCAGATGACTTTAGACACCTATAGCCATTCAACAGCCAAGGGAGAAGATAAGTCAATCAAACAATTTGCGGACTACCTAAAAGCAAAATAA
- a CDS encoding ketopantoate reductase family protein — MALTYAVLGSGAMGLRFGLLLKEHLGAQVDFIDTWEEQIDTVRKQGGVYQSRDGKNRHLIPISIQTPEEYQGKPDVFIIFDKQMHLSQLLERSKHFFHKNQYVFTGMNGMGHIEKINRYFAPEKVLAGTCLIGTVLKDAGNVDFIGKAGAGSINIAAQSGTVDDVQKQIITEFEASNLNPNLTDNFLGTLYTKVVFNSVINTICTLFEIRMGQFIDYEGAEKLGRQLIDEAYNVAELAGITPLNSRDEEWETIRYVSAETSPLHYPSMYQDMNKGRQTEVDYINGYIYDLGRTYDYQAKTHDFLRHLVHLAENTRKFR; from the coding sequence ATGGCTTTGACTTATGCTGTACTTGGAAGTGGTGCAATGGGATTACGTTTTGGGCTGCTATTAAAAGAACACCTCGGTGCTCAAGTGGATTTTATTGATACGTGGGAAGAGCAAATCGACACGGTTAGAAAACAAGGTGGTGTTTATCAATCACGTGATGGTAAAAATCGTCATCTGATTCCAATTAGCATTCAGACACCAGAAGAATACCAAGGAAAACCAGATGTTTTTATCATTTTTGATAAGCAAATGCATTTGTCACAGTTGCTCGAACGAAGTAAGCATTTCTTCCACAAAAATCAATATGTTTTCACAGGAATGAACGGCATGGGACATATCGAGAAAATCAATCGCTATTTTGCGCCTGAAAAAGTTTTAGCAGGAACTTGTCTGATTGGAACGGTCTTGAAAGACGCAGGAAATGTTGATTTTATTGGAAAAGCAGGTGCTGGTTCTATTAATATTGCCGCTCAATCAGGAACGGTCGATGATGTTCAAAAGCAGATAATAACTGAATTTGAAGCCTCAAACCTCAATCCAAACCTGACTGATAATTTTTTAGGAACACTTTACACAAAAGTTGTGTTCAATTCTGTCATCAATACCATTTGCACCCTTTTTGAAATTCGTATGGGACAATTCATTGATTACGAAGGTGCCGAAAAACTAGGACGTCAATTAATTGATGAAGCTTATAACGTTGCCGAATTAGCGGGCATTACTCCTCTGAATAGTCGTGATGAAGAATGGGAGACCATTCGGTATGTTAGCGCGGAAACAAGTCCTCTGCATTATCCGTCAATGTACCAAGATATGAACAAAGGACGTCAGACAGAAGTTGATTATATCAATGGTTATATTTATGATTTAGGCAGGACTTATGATTACCAAGCAAAAACGCATGATTTTTTACGCCACTTAGTTCACTTAGCAGAAAATACCCGTAAATTCCGCTAA
- a CDS encoding NYN domain-containing protein: MKKKILLVDGYNMIAFWQETRQLFKKNQLDEARNILLRKLNNYAHFENLDIICVFDAQYVPGVRQRYDQYKIQVIFTEEDETADSYIERTAAELNTPRNLVEVATSDLNEQWTVFSQGALRVSARELEQRVNTVKSDLDKMSQHIDLTTPKLRPWNDGQLDKLKQLLDDM, encoded by the coding sequence TTGAAGAAAAAAATCCTCTTAGTTGATGGTTATAATATGATTGCCTTTTGGCAGGAAACACGTCAACTGTTTAAGAAAAATCAACTAGACGAAGCCAGAAATATCTTGCTACGTAAGTTAAATAACTACGCTCATTTTGAAAATCTTGACATCATCTGTGTTTTTGATGCGCAATATGTCCCTGGAGTTCGTCAACGCTATGACCAATATAAAATTCAAGTCATCTTTACAGAAGAAGACGAGACTGCAGATTCTTACATTGAACGTACCGCTGCTGAGTTAAACACACCCCGTAATCTTGTTGAAGTTGCGACCAGTGATTTGAATGAGCAGTGGACAGTTTTCTCGCAGGGAGCTTTACGTGTCTCGGCCCGTGAACTCGAACAACGTGTTAATACAGTCAAATCAGATTTGGATAAAATGTCTCAACATATTGATTTAACAACACCAAAATTACGCCCTTGGAACGACGGACAACTGGATAAATTGAAGCAATTGCTAGACGACATGTAA
- a CDS encoding DnaD domain-containing protein produces MAQRRMFSKKITDSDKFLDLPLTAQALYFHLNMHADDDGFVDNIKTIKRMIGASDGDLRILMEQAFVLPFESGVIVIKDWKIHNYIPKDRYQKTVHTTEFSRLTLEENKSYTERIQNVYNLDTQDRIDKDRIDKDRISKDKLVVVEVSEPATATEKSNFNVIDYYQERIDDLDDYQLQKLKDYIQIDNLAPELIKRAIDRAADNSKRNFGYVNSILKKWAQNGIKTIVQQDEEQRNFDVKKAQRTYSNQQPAKSNVPEWVDKDYRHEATAEEQAQLEELKASMLENEKGS; encoded by the coding sequence ATGGCACAAAGAAGAATGTTCAGTAAAAAAATTACAGATTCTGATAAATTTCTTGATTTACCGTTGACTGCACAAGCCCTCTATTTTCATTTGAATATGCACGCTGATGACGATGGTTTTGTAGACAATATCAAAACTATCAAACGAATGATTGGAGCATCTGACGGTGATTTAAGAATATTAATGGAACAAGCTTTTGTTTTACCGTTTGAAAGCGGAGTGATTGTGATTAAAGACTGGAAAATTCATAATTACATTCCAAAAGACAGATACCAAAAAACCGTCCACACCACAGAATTTAGCCGTTTAACGCTTGAAGAAAATAAGTCGTATACAGAACGTATACAAAATGTATACAACTTGGATACGCAGGATAGGATAGATAAGGATAGGATAGATAAGGATAGGATAAGTAAGGATAAATTAGTAGTAGTAGAAGTTAGTGAACCTGCTACTGCTACTGAAAAATCTAATTTCAATGTCATTGATTATTATCAAGAAAGAATTGATGATTTAGATGATTATCAGTTGCAGAAACTTAAAGATTACATCCAAATTGATAATTTAGCTCCTGAATTAATTAAACGAGCAATTGACAGAGCAGCTGATAATTCTAAACGTAATTTTGGCTATGTCAATTCAATTCTTAAAAAATGGGCTCAAAACGGTATCAAAACAATTGTTCAACAAGACGAAGAACAACGCAATTTTGATGTCAAAAAAGCGCAACGTACTTATTCTAATCAGCAACCAGCAAAAAGCAACGTGCCTGAATGGGTCGATAAAGACTACAGACACGAAGCTACTGCTGAAGAACAAGCTCAGCTAGAAGAATTGAAAGCTAGCATGCTTGAAAATGAAAAAGGCTCTTAG
- the rlmB gene encoding 23S rRNA (guanosine(2251)-2'-O)-methyltransferase RlmB, with product MKNREFNETNDIVYGVHAVTESLTANTGNKLYIQDDLRGKNVDKIKNLAAEKKVSISWTPKKTLSDMTNGAVHQGFVLRVSEFAYAELDAILDKAAQEENPLILILDGLNDPHNFGSILRTADATNVTGVIIPKHRAVGVTPVVAKTSTGAVEHVPIARVTNLSQTLDKLKGQGFWVFGTDMNGTPAHKWNTSGKLALIIGNEGKGISQNIKKQVDEMITIPMNGHVQSLNASVAVAVLMYEVFRHKID from the coding sequence ATGAAAAACAGAGAATTTAATGAAACTAATGACATTGTTTACGGTGTTCATGCCGTAACGGAGAGTTTGACGGCTAATACAGGAAATAAACTCTACATTCAAGACGATTTACGTGGAAAAAATGTTGATAAGATAAAAAACTTAGCAGCAGAGAAAAAAGTATCAATCTCTTGGACGCCTAAAAAAACACTTAGCGATATGACAAATGGTGCTGTTCACCAAGGATTTGTTTTGCGTGTTTCAGAATTCGCCTATGCAGAATTGGATGCGATTTTGGATAAAGCTGCGCAGGAAGAAAATCCGCTCATTCTTATCTTGGACGGACTCAATGACCCACATAATTTTGGCTCAATCTTGCGAACAGCTGATGCAACAAACGTGACAGGTGTTATCATTCCAAAACACCGTGCGGTTGGTGTTACGCCAGTTGTTGCCAAAACATCAACAGGTGCCGTTGAGCATGTGCCGATTGCGCGTGTGACAAATCTCAGCCAAACCCTTGATAAATTAAAAGGACAGGGCTTCTGGGTATTTGGAACAGACATGAATGGAACCCCAGCTCACAAATGGAATACTTCGGGTAAATTAGCATTAATCATCGGAAACGAAGGAAAAGGCATTTCACAAAACATCAAAAAACAAGTTGATGAAATGATTACCATTCCGATGAACGGTCATGTGCAAAGCTTAAATGCCAGCGTCGCTGTGGCAGTATTAATGTACGAAGTCTTCCGCCATAAAATCGACTAA
- a CDS encoding helix-turn-helix transcriptional regulator: MNELRKKNNLSQDEFANLFHVSRQTVSSWENGKSYPDVEMLIKISQHFGISVDDLVKNETHLTTSNKSKTKSRLWLIALPIFVLICVIAVGIWNKHNSQSVNFSMKDDKTYRSNDMAQTSLTVAKGYFTVPKAGKLEVKVNATTDNGNLHLTIVDNNNHHHYYQIDGDDLKDSQKLYFKSGDYCIRITADAYTEKVVSLDYNIKVNS; this comes from the coding sequence ATCAATGAATTAAGAAAAAAGAATAATCTTAGTCAAGATGAATTTGCTAATTTATTCCATGTATCTAGACAAACGGTTTCTAGTTGGGAAAATGGGAAAAGTTATCCCGATGTTGAAATGCTCATTAAAATTAGTCAACACTTTGGAATCTCAGTTGATGACTTAGTCAAAAATGAAACGCATTTGACGACTAGCAACAAATCCAAGACGAAATCTCGCTTATGGTTGATTGCTCTACCAATTTTTGTCCTCATTTGTGTAATAGCTGTTGGTATTTGGAATAAACACAATAGCCAATCAGTTAATTTTTCCATGAAAGATGATAAAACTTATAGAAGTAATGATATGGCACAAACCTCTCTGACAGTGGCTAAAGGGTATTTTACAGTTCCAAAAGCTGGTAAATTAGAGGTCAAGGTTAATGCGACGACAGATAATGGCAACCTTCATCTAACTATCGTAGATAATAATAATCATCATCACTATTATCAAATAGATGGTGATGACTTAAAAGATTCACAAAAGCTCTATTTTAAAAGTGGAGACTATTGTATTCGCATTACAGCCGATGCTTATACAGAAAAAGTTGTTAGTTTGGATTACAATATTAAAGTTAATAGTTAG